In Flavobacterium sp. CS20, a single window of DNA contains:
- a CDS encoding OmpH family outer membrane protein: MKIKFLIATFILTSMSFAQTKVGTINTEYIISKMPEFKDVQKKLETYGKTLDDGLKTKYDEYQEKVKNYTEKEATYTEALKKLKQKDIIKLEEDIQKLRTNSSKLLQVRQDELLRPLYNKIGDQVDKIVKEDGFTHIFNETNSLIYIAPEYDITIKVMKRLNIPVEEDTTAQN, encoded by the coding sequence ATGAAAATTAAATTTTTAATTGCGACTTTTATTTTAACATCAATGTCGTTTGCACAAACCAAGGTAGGAACGATAAACACTGAGTACATTATTTCAAAAATGCCAGAATTTAAAGATGTTCAAAAAAAATTAGAAACTTACGGTAAAACTTTAGATGACGGTTTAAAAACCAAGTATGATGAATATCAAGAGAAAGTCAAAAACTATACCGAAAAAGAAGCAACTTACACCGAAGCTTTAAAAAAATTAAAACAAAAAGACATTATAAAACTTGAAGAAGATATCCAAAAATTAAGAACCAATTCAAGTAAACTACTTCAAGTTAGACAAGATGAATTATTAAGACCGTTGTATAATAAAATTGGTGATCAAGTTGACAAAATTGTTAAAGAAGATGGTTTTACTCATATTTTTAATGAAACCAATTCATTAATATATATTGCACCTGAATACGATATTACTATTAAAGTGATGAAGCGGTTAAATATACCTGTTGAAGAAGATACGACAGCACAAAATTAA